One window of the Vigna radiata var. radiata cultivar VC1973A chromosome 1, Vradiata_ver6, whole genome shotgun sequence genome contains the following:
- the LOC106768394 gene encoding multiprotein-bridging factor 1c: MPSRSTGVITQDWDPIVLHKAKPKAQDLRNPKAVNQALRSGAEVLTVKKFDAGSNRKAGGPAVNPRKLEEGTEPAALERVAGEVRHAIQKARLEKKMSQAELAKQINERTQVVQEYENGKAVPNQAVLAKMERVLGVKLRGKIGK; the protein is encoded by the coding sequence ATGCCGAGTCGATCAACGGGAGTCATAACGCAAGACTGGGACCCCATCGTTTTGCACAAGGCCAAGCCCAAGGCGCAGGACCTGCGCAACCCCAAGGCCGTGAACCAGGCGCTCCGATCCGGCGCGGAGGTGCTTACTGTGAAGAAGTTCGACGCCGGTTCGAACCGGAAGGCTGGCGGTCCGGCTGTGAACCCGAGGAAGCTGGAGGAGGGGACGGAGCCAGCAGCGCTGGAGCGCGTAGCGGGGGAGGTCCGGCACGCGATCCAGAAGGCGCGTTTGGAGAAGAAGATGAGCCAGGCGGAGCTGGCGAAGCAGATCAACGAGCGGACGCAGGTGGTGCAGGAGTACGAAAATGGCAAGGCAGTGCCTAACCAGGCCGTGCTGGCCAAGATGGAGAGGGTTCTCGGTGTCAAGCTCAGGGGCAAAATCGGAAAGTGA